A single genomic interval of Flavihumibacter rivuli harbors:
- a CDS encoding phosphatase PAP2 family protein: MGQTISLDKSTLVEFMEHRKEGSTEAQQFISNSVNYVGFGLPAGLLITGLVTHDEELKKKALYIGESVVVSSVITFALKYSVNRSRPFATYPGQIIPEGTGGSPSFPSGHTSLAFSTATAAFLACPKWYVAVPAFAYATSVGYSRMYLGVHYPTDVAAGALVGIGSAWLTYKANQWLNRRSSIRKLPPL; the protein is encoded by the coding sequence ATGGGACAAACCATTTCCCTTGACAAATCAACACTGGTTGAATTCATGGAACACAGGAAAGAGGGGTCAACTGAAGCGCAGCAATTCATTTCCAATTCCGTCAATTATGTGGGGTTTGGCTTACCTGCCGGATTACTGATCACAGGGTTGGTTACCCACGATGAGGAACTAAAGAAAAAAGCCCTTTACATAGGGGAATCGGTGGTGGTTTCCAGTGTGATCACTTTTGCCCTTAAGTATTCGGTGAATCGTTCCAGGCCTTTTGCTACCTATCCCGGACAAATCATACCAGAGGGCACCGGGGGCAGCCCTTCCTTCCCTTCCGGCCATACTTCCCTGGCGTTTAGTACTGCAACGGCTGCGTTTCTGGCCTGCCCAAAGTGGTATGTAGCAGTACCAGCATTTGCCTATGCCACAAGCGTAGGCTATTCCAGGATGTACCTGGGGGTTCACTATCCAACAGATGTGGCAGCGGGGGCATTGGTAGGAATTGGCTCCGCCTGGTTGACCTATAAGGCCAATCAATGGTTGAATCGAAGGAGTTCCATCCGGAAACTACCCCCTCTTTAA
- a CDS encoding valine--tRNA ligase: MELSKNFTPETVERRWTDHWKQKAYFTSKPDNRPAFTVVIPPPNVTGVLHMGHTLNETVQDILVRKARMSGFNACWVPGSDHASIATEAKVVQMLEKEKGIRKADLNREEFLKYAFEWKEKYGGIIYNQIERLGCSVDWDRVTFTMDDHYYKAVIKVFVDLYKKGLIYRGARMINWDPAAKTALSDEEVEYKDIQGKLYHVQYRLESADGQPLTTVFGNGIIIATQRPETIMGDTAICVNPNDERYTHLKGAFAYVPLINRRIPIIFDEYVDTSFGTGALKVTPAHDINDYNLGLKHNLQVVDTLNEDGTLSEAAQLYIGTDRFKARKLIIEDLKAAGNLVKEEEYQTRLGYSQRTGVVVEPRISTQWFLKMKEMAGPALKAVVDGDIRIHPGDKFLATYKYWLENVKDWCISRQLWWGQQIPAWYDEAGNCYVAETAEEAKMLAGGDDSVILTRDEDVLDTWFSSWLWPSEVFHGVTKPGNEEIKYYYPTSVLVTGQDIIFFWVARMVMAGLEYEKEIPFRDVYFTGMVRDKQGRKMSKSLGNSPDLLELIDKYGADAVRFGIMISSPAGNDLLFDEAALEQGRNFNNKMWNALKLINMWKEKSIVMPDLAAEAFASMNWPNNWFRSRLNEARKEVEQLMGQFRLSEALKTIYSLIWDDFCSWYLEWIKPGFEEPVNGHHLSKAIEFYGELVQLLHPFMPFITEEIYHALEARAEGDDLCIRQFTPVQELESELDGISVQTYLENGKLLKEMISGIRDARNKAQLKPKETVLCHINTTKTSTVETIAAILAKQVNAKEIRFTNVAVANTIATVIGKDQVYIETEQPIQTANQKEELEKELEYLKGFLASVDKKLSNERFVQNAKPEVVELERRKKADAETKIKVIEESLSNL; this comes from the coding sequence ATGGAACTAAGCAAGAATTTCACCCCGGAAACTGTTGAGCGTCGGTGGACCGATCACTGGAAGCAGAAAGCCTATTTTACCAGCAAACCAGATAACCGTCCAGCCTTTACCGTGGTTATTCCCCCACCGAATGTAACCGGGGTATTGCATATGGGCCATACCCTTAATGAAACCGTGCAGGATATCCTTGTACGGAAGGCCCGCATGAGCGGATTCAATGCCTGCTGGGTACCCGGAAGCGACCACGCTTCCATTGCCACTGAGGCTAAAGTGGTTCAAATGCTGGAAAAAGAGAAAGGGATCAGGAAAGCTGACCTGAACAGGGAAGAATTCCTGAAATATGCCTTTGAATGGAAGGAAAAGTATGGAGGGATCATCTATAACCAGATCGAGCGCCTTGGTTGCAGTGTGGATTGGGATAGGGTTACCTTCACCATGGACGACCATTACTACAAGGCGGTGATCAAGGTATTTGTAGACCTATATAAAAAAGGCCTGATCTACCGTGGTGCAAGGATGATCAACTGGGACCCCGCCGCCAAAACGGCCTTGAGTGACGAAGAAGTTGAATACAAGGATATACAGGGTAAACTGTACCATGTTCAATACCGGCTGGAATCGGCCGACGGACAGCCGCTGACAACAGTATTTGGCAATGGCATTATCATTGCTACCCAACGCCCGGAAACTATCATGGGCGATACAGCCATTTGTGTGAATCCTAACGATGAACGTTATACGCACCTTAAGGGAGCATTTGCCTATGTACCCCTGATCAATCGCAGGATACCCATCATCTTTGATGAATATGTGGATACCAGTTTCGGTACAGGCGCGCTGAAAGTAACCCCGGCTCACGATATCAATGACTATAACCTGGGTCTAAAGCATAATCTACAGGTAGTGGACACCCTCAATGAGGATGGCACGCTTAGTGAAGCTGCACAACTCTATATTGGGACCGATCGCTTCAAGGCACGGAAACTGATCATCGAGGACCTCAAGGCAGCCGGCAACCTGGTAAAGGAAGAAGAATACCAAACAAGGTTAGGGTATAGCCAACGGACAGGTGTGGTAGTGGAGCCACGCATCTCAACCCAGTGGTTCCTCAAAATGAAGGAAATGGCTGGACCTGCGCTTAAGGCAGTAGTGGACGGGGATATCAGGATCCATCCTGGCGATAAGTTCCTGGCAACCTATAAATACTGGCTGGAGAATGTGAAGGATTGGTGTATCAGCCGCCAACTATGGTGGGGCCAGCAAATACCGGCCTGGTATGATGAGGCGGGCAATTGTTATGTTGCGGAAACTGCTGAGGAAGCAAAAATGCTGGCTGGTGGCGATGATTCGGTTATACTTACCCGTGATGAAGACGTACTGGACACCTGGTTCTCTTCCTGGCTATGGCCCTCGGAGGTGTTCCACGGCGTAACAAAACCCGGTAACGAAGAGATCAAATATTATTACCCAACCTCAGTATTGGTTACCGGCCAGGACATCATCTTTTTCTGGGTGGCCAGGATGGTTATGGCGGGGTTGGAATATGAAAAGGAAATCCCTTTCCGGGATGTTTATTTCACCGGCATGGTAAGGGATAAGCAGGGAAGGAAAATGAGCAAGAGCCTGGGCAATTCCCCTGACCTTCTCGAACTGATCGATAAGTATGGTGCTGACGCGGTAAGGTTCGGGATCATGATCTCCTCCCCTGCCGGCAATGACCTGCTCTTTGATGAAGCAGCTCTGGAGCAAGGCCGCAACTTTAATAACAAGATGTGGAATGCCCTGAAGCTGATCAATATGTGGAAGGAAAAATCCATTGTGATGCCTGACCTGGCTGCAGAGGCATTTGCTTCCATGAACTGGCCCAACAATTGGTTCCGCAGCCGACTGAATGAAGCAAGGAAGGAAGTGGAACAACTGATGGGGCAATTCAGGCTGAGTGAAGCTTTGAAGACCATCTACTCCCTTATCTGGGATGATTTCTGTAGCTGGTACCTCGAATGGATCAAGCCTGGATTTGAAGAGCCGGTGAACGGTCATCATCTTTCAAAGGCAATCGAATTTTACGGGGAGCTGGTGCAATTACTGCATCCGTTCATGCCCTTTATTACTGAAGAGATCTATCATGCATTGGAAGCAAGGGCTGAAGGGGATGATCTTTGTATCAGGCAATTCACTCCTGTGCAGGAATTGGAATCTGAGTTGGATGGCATTTCCGTACAAACCTACCTTGAGAATGGGAAGTTGCTGAAGGAAATGATCAGCGGTATCCGTGATGCCAGGAATAAGGCCCAACTGAAGCCAAAGGAAACTGTTCTTTGCCATATCAACACCACCAAAACAAGCACGGTTGAAACCATTGCTGCCATTCTTGCCAAACAGGTAAATGCCAAGGAGATCAGGTTTACCAATGTTGCGGTGGCCAACACCATTGCGACTGTAATTGGTAAGGACCAGGTGTATATTGAGACCGAACAACCCATCCAAACCGCGAACCAGAAGGAAGAACTGGAAAAGGAATTGGAATACCTGAAGGGGTTCCTGGCATCTGTAGATAAGAAGCTGTCGAATGAAAGGTTTGTTCAAAACGCCAAACCTGAAGTAGTGGAGTTGGAACGGAGGAAGAAGGCCGATGCTGAAACCAAGATCAAGGTCATTGAAGAAAGTCTTTCAAATCTTTAA
- a CDS encoding mechanosensitive ion channel family protein — MIAYYFRYIFLVFLICSVGQLNAQQSPDSTVSAGKGDSTKPVNPSDSSKSSLKYDADSASFLLVRKLEELTLGVNKVNAAMKRGLDTTDIHKELPNVKRLLELISASLYKQEFPLNLRSLNGSRVVLLQLEKQLGKWQASLQKYNATLLGLRADIREIVRDSSLQLLSNDSLIIELYFDELNAQEKKWKVTETTYNTQLTRINNLLHDIGIASLDVTDLLEEVNYRINALKKGLLSKTESYLHEASKGHTVALWESIKYSIKPNQRLFFFFLRFNWVPSLVIGIIGILLYFWVRYNISKIRREKRDELLLPVRYLKRNTLLGCLLLVFTIVPFFSGTPPATFIEINWMVMLILASRLAWPDWSDRYHHFWWVIVALFFINGIGNLLVSTSATERWIMALGSVVAIYVGYQLHKEVKQNEKAYPAFQDEALALFGMVNLVALLLNIFGRYTLAKMISNSAVIALAHALSFYLLVDIIIEAVYLQLEGNKNTRISAILQFGELRDKFKRFLVVIAIVLWFLAFTWSLNLLDSIITLGQEFLSAPRSIGSVEFTLSSILIFGIVLWGAFFLSNLLTFFFRGGNNQLAGNAAKNKAGSWVLLIRLVVIAIGFLLAMGAAGIPLDKLAIVIGALGVGIGFGLQNIVNNLVSGVILAFEKPMDVGDVIEIGTNTGTVKEIGIRSSKIGTFDGADIIVPNGDFISQKLINWTHNNNYRRVELLIGVAYGTNLDQAQQIIQGVIETEEGIVANPAPAILWHEMANSSINVRVLFWTNNFGNWVNLKSHMLKTIYNRFNEEGITIPFPQQDLHIRSVDASIFENLQQGIGKSSQQGEGNDAS, encoded by the coding sequence ATGATCGCGTACTATTTCCGGTATATATTCCTGGTTTTCCTGATTTGTTCAGTTGGTCAGCTTAATGCCCAGCAAAGCCCTGATTCAACAGTTTCAGCCGGTAAAGGCGACAGCACAAAGCCTGTAAATCCATCAGATAGCTCCAAATCCTCCTTGAAATACGATGCTGATTCCGCCTCTTTCTTGTTGGTAAGGAAACTGGAGGAACTAACGCTTGGGGTGAATAAGGTAAATGCGGCCATGAAGAGGGGATTGGACACTACCGATATCCATAAGGAATTGCCCAACGTGAAAAGGTTATTGGAGCTGATCTCGGCCTCGCTTTACAAGCAGGAATTTCCCCTAAACCTGCGCAGCCTGAACGGGAGCAGGGTGGTATTGCTGCAATTGGAAAAACAGCTCGGCAAATGGCAGGCTAGTTTACAGAAGTATAATGCCACTCTATTGGGGCTCAGGGCCGATATCAGGGAAATTGTACGTGACTCCAGTCTCCAGTTACTGAGTAATGATTCCCTCATCATAGAATTGTATTTTGATGAACTGAACGCCCAGGAGAAAAAATGGAAGGTTACAGAGACCACCTATAATACCCAATTGACAAGGATCAATAACCTATTGCATGATATCGGAATTGCCTCCCTTGATGTAACGGACCTCCTGGAAGAAGTGAACTATCGCATCAATGCTCTCAAGAAAGGGCTTCTTTCCAAAACTGAATCCTATCTGCATGAGGCATCTAAGGGCCATACCGTTGCCCTTTGGGAATCCATTAAATACTCAATAAAGCCTAACCAACGATTGTTTTTCTTTTTCCTGAGGTTCAATTGGGTCCCCTCACTGGTGATCGGAATAATTGGCATCCTGCTCTATTTCTGGGTACGGTATAATATTTCCAAGATCCGGAGGGAAAAACGGGACGAACTCCTATTGCCGGTCAGGTACCTTAAAAGGAATACCCTGTTGGGTTGCCTGCTTTTGGTATTCACCATTGTCCCCTTCTTCAGCGGGACACCTCCGGCCACATTTATCGAGATCAATTGGATGGTCATGCTTATCCTGGCTTCCCGTTTGGCATGGCCCGACTGGTCTGATCGTTACCATCATTTTTGGTGGGTAATAGTTGCGCTGTTTTTCATTAATGGCATCGGTAACCTACTGGTCAGTACCTCTGCAACGGAAAGATGGATCATGGCTTTAGGATCCGTGGTGGCTATTTATGTTGGCTACCAATTGCACAAGGAGGTAAAACAGAACGAGAAAGCCTACCCGGCCTTTCAGGATGAAGCGCTTGCCCTCTTTGGAATGGTCAACCTGGTGGCCCTCTTGCTGAATATTTTCGGCAGGTACACCCTGGCCAAAATGATCAGCAATAGTGCTGTCATCGCACTTGCACACGCACTTTCCTTTTATTTATTGGTCGATATCATTATCGAGGCGGTCTACCTTCAATTGGAAGGAAACAAGAATACCAGGATATCAGCGATCCTGCAGTTTGGGGAATTGAGGGATAAATTCAAACGTTTCCTTGTAGTGATCGCCATAGTGCTCTGGTTCCTGGCTTTCACCTGGAGCCTGAATTTATTGGATTCTATCATCACCCTGGGTCAGGAATTCCTCAGCGCACCACGATCCATTGGAAGTGTGGAATTCACTTTGTCCAGTATACTTATTTTCGGCATCGTCCTCTGGGGCGCCTTCTTTCTGTCGAATCTCCTGACCTTTTTCTTCAGGGGCGGTAATAACCAGCTTGCGGGTAATGCTGCAAAAAATAAGGCCGGCTCCTGGGTTTTGCTGATCAGGTTGGTGGTGATTGCCATCGGATTTTTACTGGCTATGGGTGCAGCTGGTATTCCTTTGGATAAATTGGCGATCGTTATCGGTGCCCTTGGTGTTGGTATTGGTTTCGGTTTGCAAAACATCGTAAACAACCTGGTCAGTGGGGTCATCCTCGCCTTTGAAAAGCCAATGGATGTTGGGGATGTTATTGAGATCGGTACCAATACAGGTACAGTAAAGGAGATCGGGATCAGGAGCAGCAAGATCGGCACTTTTGATGGGGCAGATATTATCGTCCCCAACGGTGATTTTATTTCACAGAAACTGATCAACTGGACCCATAATAACAATTACAGAAGGGTTGAACTCCTTATCGGGGTTGCGTACGGGACCAACCTTGATCAAGCACAGCAGATCATTCAGGGTGTTATTGAAACAGAGGAAGGAATTGTAGCCAATCCGGCACCAGCAATCCTTTGGCATGAAATGGCCAATAGTTCTATTAATGTAAGGGTCTTATTCTGGACCAATAATTTCGGCAACTGGGTGAACCTGAAAAGTCATATGCTAAAAACCATCTACAACAGGTTCAATGAAGAAGGTATCACGATCCCATTCCCTCAACAAGACCTGCATATCAGGTCGGTAGATGCCTCCATATTCGAAAACCTTCAGCAGGGTATAGGGAAAAGCTCACAGCAAGGGGAAGGGAATGACGCAAGCTAA
- a CDS encoding exonuclease domain-containing protein: MYAIVDIETTGGHAAGNGITEIAIVLHDGHGVEGRYHTLINPGQSIPRYIVSLTGITNEMVATAPGFEEIAPTIYNLLEGRIFVAHNVNFDYSFLKHHLANAGLDLSLKKLCTVRLARKVFPGLPSYSLGNLCRSLEIPVEDRHRALGDTMATVQLFERILQADVGSVVKEMLKGRNGDQYLPPHLPADQVNSLPHVPGVYYFLNQKQQILYVGKATNLHKRVKSHFSNNDGGKRKQEMMRQIYQVSYRTTPSELMALVLESQEIRRIWPPFNRSQKKFHQQYGLYAFTDQKGYHRLIIEKTRKNLPAIYTFNLIHEGQGLLRKISQLAEIPLDQNGRTWSIDMTTEHYNSRIRAALHTIQASLPSFILLEENEQVHHEQVVYLIEKGRFYGMGVVKDRKRFPTSIDEWKSLLEPCPDNDYVRGLIYQYAMKKPHCKIDFDQGT, encoded by the coding sequence GTGTATGCGATCGTTGACATAGAAACAACAGGTGGACATGCTGCAGGTAATGGCATTACAGAGATCGCCATTGTTTTGCATGATGGCCATGGTGTGGAAGGTCGCTACCATACCCTTATCAATCCCGGTCAATCGATCCCCAGGTATATTGTCTCCCTGACAGGCATCACCAATGAAATGGTGGCTACGGCACCCGGATTTGAAGAAATTGCCCCTACCATCTATAACCTGCTTGAGGGCAGGATCTTCGTTGCCCATAATGTTAACTTTGACTATTCCTTCCTGAAACATCATTTGGCCAATGCAGGATTAGACCTTTCCCTGAAAAAACTTTGTACCGTAAGGCTGGCAAGGAAGGTATTCCCGGGTTTGCCCAGTTATAGTTTGGGTAATCTCTGCAGGAGCCTGGAAATACCTGTTGAAGACAGGCACCGGGCATTAGGTGATACCATGGCAACGGTGCAGTTGTTTGAGCGCATCTTGCAGGCAGATGTGGGAAGTGTGGTTAAGGAAATGCTGAAGGGAAGGAACGGCGACCAATACCTCCCACCTCATTTGCCAGCAGACCAGGTCAATAGTTTGCCCCATGTCCCGGGCGTATATTATTTCCTCAACCAGAAACAGCAGATCCTCTATGTTGGTAAGGCCACTAACCTGCATAAGCGGGTGAAGAGTCATTTTAGTAATAACGATGGGGGAAAACGGAAGCAGGAAATGATGCGGCAGATCTACCAGGTCAGTTATCGTACGACACCCAGCGAACTGATGGCACTTGTATTGGAAAGCCAGGAAATTCGTCGCATTTGGCCGCCATTCAACAGGAGCCAGAAAAAATTCCATCAGCAATATGGGCTCTATGCTTTCACGGACCAGAAAGGTTACCATCGGCTGATCATAGAAAAGACCCGGAAAAACCTTCCTGCCATTTATACCTTCAACCTGATCCATGAAGGACAGGGGTTGCTACGAAAGATCAGCCAGCTAGCTGAAATCCCTCTTGACCAGAATGGCCGTACCTGGTCCATTGATATGACGACCGAACATTATAATTCGAGGATCAGGGCAGCCCTTCATACCATTCAGGCATCCTTACCCAGTTTTATCCTCCTGGAGGAAAATGAACAGGTTCACCATGAACAGGTGGTCTACCTGATTGAAAAAGGCAGGTTTTATGGAATGGGGGTTGTTAAAGACAGAAAAAGATTCCCTACTTCCATTGATGAATGGAAGTCACTACTGGAGCCCTGTCCGGATAATGACTATGTCAGGGGACTGATCTACCAATATGCAATGAAGAAACCCCATTGCAAGATCGATTTCGACCAGGGGACATAG
- a CDS encoding esterase family protein, whose protein sequence is MDRHLTSWFSPSLHKEMPMATYGHFGFALLLIPTAAADYLEYERFQLIDSIRHFIEGGKVKVFSIDSINNESWMNDQMDPRQKSIRHQQWNDYVFKEVIPYIRTHTSPDTPIITCGASFGALHSANLFFKRPDLINGVIAMSGVYDLTEYTKGYFDDDVYFNSPCHYLPNLTDHHVLEQIRHSHHIHILSGSGSYEDPDAARRLAGILYSKGIWYELDIWGSDITHDWPTWRKMLPHYLGTRF, encoded by the coding sequence ATGGATAGACACCTGACATCCTGGTTCAGCCCTTCCTTGCATAAGGAAATGCCAATGGCCACTTATGGTCATTTTGGATTTGCCTTATTGTTGATACCCACTGCTGCCGCTGACTACCTTGAGTATGAAAGGTTCCAGTTGATCGATTCGATCAGGCATTTTATTGAAGGGGGAAAGGTGAAAGTGTTTTCCATCGATAGTATCAATAACGAAAGCTGGATGAATGACCAGATGGATCCCAGGCAAAAATCCATCCGCCACCAGCAATGGAATGATTATGTATTCAAGGAGGTGATCCCCTATATCCGTACCCATACCAGCCCCGATACCCCCATCATTACCTGTGGTGCGTCTTTTGGAGCCCTGCATAGCGCCAACCTGTTTTTCAAACGCCCTGACCTTATCAATGGCGTGATTGCCATGAGTGGGGTTTATGACCTTACCGAGTATACCAAGGGTTATTTTGATGATGACGTATACTTTAACAGTCCATGCCATTACTTACCCAACCTGACCGACCACCATGTTTTGGAACAGATCAGGCATAGCCATCATATCCATATCCTGAGTGGAAGTGGTTCATACGAGGATCCTGATGCTGCAAGGCGCTTAGCTGGCATCCTGTACAGTAAGGGAATATGGTATGAACTGGATATCTGGGGATCAGATATCACCCATGACTGGCCAACCTGGCGCAAGATGCTGCCTCATTACCTGGGAACCAGGTTTTAA
- the aat gene encoding leucyl/phenylalanyl-tRNA--protein transferase, with amino-acid sequence MPIYALGKHPGFPPASEAEPDGLLAIGGDLSTQRLLNAYRSGIFPWYEGDHILWWSPNPRFVLFPSELKVSKSMKPILNGKRFSFTVNKAFEAVIRNCQQIERKGQDGTWISAEVVSAYCRLHELGYAESAETWLDGELVGGCYGIRMGKVFFGESMFRKVSNASKYAFIKYVGLLETAGVELVDCQVYTEHLESLGAKMIDRTQFLQLLDLLIPGQPVQILP; translated from the coding sequence ATGCCCATCTATGCATTGGGTAAACACCCCGGGTTCCCACCGGCCTCTGAGGCTGAACCGGATGGCTTGCTGGCCATTGGCGGGGACCTTTCCACGCAAAGACTGCTGAATGCCTACCGCTCCGGTATCTTTCCCTGGTACGAAGGCGACCACATCCTGTGGTGGAGTCCCAATCCAAGATTTGTCCTTTTTCCCAGCGAATTGAAGGTCAGTAAAAGCATGAAACCTATTTTGAATGGAAAACGATTCAGCTTTACTGTAAACAAGGCCTTTGAAGCGGTGATCCGGAACTGCCAGCAAATTGAACGGAAAGGACAGGATGGAACCTGGATTTCAGCAGAAGTGGTGAGTGCTTATTGTCGCCTGCATGAACTGGGTTATGCAGAAAGCGCAGAAACATGGCTGGATGGCGAATTGGTTGGGGGGTGTTACGGAATCCGCATGGGCAAGGTCTTCTTTGGTGAAAGCATGTTCCGTAAGGTTAGCAATGCCAGCAAATATGCCTTCATCAAATATGTCGGGCTCCTTGAAACAGCCGGGGTTGAACTGGTCGACTGCCAGGTATACACGGAACACCTGGAAAGCCTTGGTGCAAAAATGATCGACCGGACACAGTTTCTCCAACTGTTGGACCTACTTATACCCGGCCAACCAGTACAGATATTACCTTAA
- a CDS encoding ATP-dependent Clp protease adaptor ClpS translates to MLNYKEEQEHQFNEEVDVLTDIQFPYQLIVWNDEVNTFDWVIETLISVCGHSPEQAEQCALLIHTKGKYAVKNGEYDELKPMCDAITERGIGATIEVTAS, encoded by the coding sequence ATGTTGAATTACAAAGAAGAGCAGGAGCACCAGTTCAATGAAGAGGTGGATGTCTTAACGGATATCCAATTTCCGTACCAATTGATCGTATGGAATGACGAGGTCAATACCTTTGATTGGGTAATTGAAACCCTGATCAGTGTTTGCGGGCATAGCCCGGAGCAGGCGGAACAGTGCGCATTGCTGATCCACACCAAAGGCAAATATGCCGTCAAAAATGGTGAATATGATGAACTGAAGCCAATGTGCGATGCCATCACGGAACGTGGTATTGGCGCAACCATTGAAGTTACGGCCAGTTAA
- a CDS encoding site-specific recombinase: MINIGKHKKKAVQANGEKPEGQAIVLPIYMADRGLEFLIDLVKQIRPSSPQKKEEAELKFRSLLYQLQHDRSAIVSLRSAIRSQFMKSNLLPALSESGLISTRGFVQELTRKLKHKLLPELQERSDFRYVISRVFFKPTDHIWVAAIDTELWKKFFRLLRVHINMNDQDLLAQLRDALQVLSYRVSALGLEKEVARYFRDNREGTMPFLEQNKLVGSFLSVPQDDLQTGRLILYNIQEQLYNCKQSILWLRDQRMYHGTSLAQTFLSVRIMQMVERMLVITDVLDRDNQLDEDRFIEYFVTVITNENKKNSLKEFLSDNLGMVAYQISEHKGKKGEKYITTNADEFRQLLNSAIGGGFIVSFVAITKNLIGKLPFAPFWMGFSYSLNYSAGFILMDQTHTTLATKQPAYTASAVASSLDSKKQKGQPDLRNLAITVGNISRSQIASFAGNLMVVFPLTYLLVWLLGEYGGYRIATGDQALALLEAQHPTHSFALLYACFTGVFLFLSGLISGYVENHVTYGQLNERLRQHPILSHSMSPKKLNRLVELVNTYSGAFTGSLALGFFLGMSASVGKIFGIPFDIRHITISAGNTAIGYYGLEQPVTLGYMVVVVLGVLGIGFLNFFVSFSLAFFVALKSRGIRLREYPELIGIIWRYFLAHPRDFVLPPKRQRKPEDLR, translated from the coding sequence ATGATCAATATCGGCAAGCATAAGAAGAAGGCAGTACAGGCTAACGGCGAAAAACCGGAAGGCCAGGCTATTGTATTGCCCATATACATGGCCGATAGGGGCTTGGAGTTCCTGATCGACCTGGTGAAGCAGATCAGGCCATCCTCGCCCCAGAAGAAGGAAGAGGCAGAGTTGAAGTTTCGTTCCCTGCTTTACCAGTTGCAACACGACAGGTCGGCCATTGTTTCCCTTCGGTCTGCCATACGTTCCCAATTCATGAAAAGCAACTTGTTGCCTGCTCTTTCAGAAAGTGGGTTGATCAGTACCAGGGGATTTGTACAGGAGCTGACACGAAAACTGAAACATAAGCTGCTGCCTGAATTACAGGAACGTTCAGATTTCCGTTATGTTATCAGCAGGGTTTTCTTTAAGCCGACCGACCATATCTGGGTGGCAGCCATTGATACCGAACTCTGGAAAAAGTTTTTCCGCCTGCTAAGGGTCCACATCAATATGAATGACCAGGACCTGCTTGCCCAACTAAGGGATGCCCTCCAGGTGCTTTCCTACCGGGTTTCTGCCCTTGGCCTGGAAAAGGAGGTGGCCAGGTATTTCAGGGATAACCGCGAAGGAACAATGCCATTCCTGGAACAAAATAAACTGGTAGGTTCTTTCTTAAGTGTTCCGCAGGATGATCTCCAAACCGGAAGGCTGATCCTTTACAATATCCAGGAACAATTATACAACTGTAAACAAAGTATCCTCTGGCTGCGTGACCAGCGTATGTACCATGGCACCAGCCTTGCCCAAACCTTCCTTTCCGTGCGTATCATGCAGATGGTGGAAAGAATGCTGGTGATTACGGATGTGCTTGACCGTGATAACCAACTGGATGAGGATAGGTTCATCGAATATTTTGTCACCGTCATTACCAATGAGAACAAGAAGAACAGCCTGAAGGAATTCCTCTCTGATAATCTTGGTATGGTTGCTTACCAGATCTCGGAACACAAGGGTAAGAAAGGGGAGAAGTATATCACCACCAATGCAGATGAATTCCGGCAATTGCTGAATAGTGCCATCGGTGGCGGTTTTATCGTTTCCTTTGTGGCCATTACCAAGAACCTGATCGGAAAGCTTCCCTTTGCGCCTTTCTGGATGGGATTCTCCTATAGCCTGAACTATTCTGCGGGATTCATCCTGATGGACCAGACCCATACAACCCTGGCCACCAAACAACCGGCCTATACCGCTTCAGCAGTAGCCAGTTCACTGGATTCCAAGAAGCAGAAAGGGCAGCCTGATCTCCGCAACCTGGCGATCACGGTAGGGAATATTTCCCGTAGCCAGATCGCTTCATTTGCCGGCAACCTGATGGTGGTATTTCCGCTGACTTACCTTTTGGTTTGGTTATTGGGGGAATACGGCGGGTATAGGATCGCTACCGGCGACCAGGCATTGGCCTTGTTGGAGGCCCAACATCCTACCCATAGTTTTGCCCTTCTCTATGCCTGTTTCACCGGTGTGTTCCTTTTTTTAAGTGGATTGATCTCCGGTTATGTAGAGAACCATGTCACCTATGGACAATTGAATGAACGCCTGAGGCAACACCCGATCCTGAGCCATAGCATGTCGCCTAAAAAACTGAACAGACTGGTAGAATTGGTAAATACCTATTCCGGGGCATTTACAGGTAGCCTGGCGCTCGGTTTCTTCCTGGGGATGTCTGCCTCTGTAGGGAAGATCTTCGGGATTCCCTTTGATATCCGGCACATCACCATTTCTGCCGGCAATACAGCCATAGGCTATTATGGCCTGGAACAACCCGTTACCCTCGGTTATATGGTTGTCGTGGTATTGGGAGTTCTTGGCATTGGCTTCCTGAACTTCTTTGTAAGTTTCTCCCTTGCCTTCTTTGTCGCCCTAAAATCAAGGGGGATAAGGTTGCGCGAATACCCCGAATTGATCGGCATCATCTGGCGGTATTTCCTTGCCCATCCACGCGATTTCGTTTTGCCGCCTAAAAGACAAAGGAAACCTGAAGACCTGCGTTAG